A genomic region of Chaetodon auriga isolate fChaAug3 chromosome 11, fChaAug3.hap1, whole genome shotgun sequence contains the following coding sequences:
- the plek gene encoding pleckstrin encodes MEPQEIREGYLVKKGTVLNSWKAVWVVLSDDGVEFYKKKTDRSPKGMIPLKGATLISPCQDFGKRMLVFKITTDKKQDHFFQASHVEERELWVKDIKRAITCIQGGRKFARRSTRRSIRLPDTINLSELYTLMKDQDDGVRELKLEQENRVFNHCFTGATVVEWLISKGKARNRPEALMLATGLMNEGFLQPAGDLSKEGAESGEQSVFLDDTNALYYFADSGFFCEGYSSDEDVLVKEEFRGNIIKQGCLLKQGHRRKNWKVRKFILRDDPAFMHYYDPTKGDDPLGSIHLRGSVVTAVEYVPDAKKYDIDGNLFEIITSDETHYFLQAATAEERKDWIKAVQAVSKSGK; translated from the exons ATGGAGCCACAAGAGATCAGAGAGGGATATTTGGTGAAAAAG GGTACAGTGCTAAACTCCTGGAAGGCAGTGTGGGTGGTGCTGTCAGACGACGGGGTGGAAttctataaaaagaaaacagaccgTTCTCCGAAAGGAATGATTCCACTAAAGGGAGCCACACTCATCAGTCCTTGCCAGGATTTTGGCAAGAGGATG TTGGTTTTCAAGATTACCACAGACAAGAAGCAGGATCATTTCTTCCAAGCCTCAcatgtggaggagagggagctgTGGGTGAAGGACATCAAGAGAGCCATTACCTGCATACAAGGGGGAAGAAAGTTCGCCAGGAGGTCCACACGACGCTCCATTCGCCTGCCAGACACAATCAACCTGAG TGAGCTGTACACTCTGATGAAAGACCAAGATGATGGAGTGAGAGAGTTAAAACTGGAGCAGGAGAATCGAGTCTTCAACCACTGCTTCACTG GTGCAACAGTGGTAGAGTGGCTGATTTCAAAGGGAAAAGCAAGAAACAGGCCTGAGGCCCTCATGTTAGCAACAGGGCTCATGAATGAGGGTTTTCTCCAGCCTGCAGGCGACCTGTCaaaagagggagcagagagcgGAGAGCAGTCGGTCTTCTTAGATGATACAAATGCTCTTTATTACTTT GCAGACAGTGGGTTCTTCTGTGAAGGCTACTCCAGTGATGAAGATGTCCTTGTGAAGGAGGAATTCAGAGGAAACATCATAAAACAGGGCTGTTTGCTGAAACAG GGACATCGGAGAAAAAACTGGAAGGTGCGAAAATTCATACTGAGGGATGACCCTGCTTTTATGCATTATTATGATCCTACAAAG GGTGATGACCCGCTTGGCTCCATCCATCTCCGTGGCTCTGTGGTTACAGCTGTGGAGTATGTGCCTGATG CCAAAAAATACGACATTGATGGCAACCTCTTTGAGATCATCACCTCAGATGAGACTCACTACTTCCTCCAAGCTGCTACAgctgaagaaagaaaggatTGGATCAAAGCAGTACAGGCGGTGTCGAAAAGCGGGAAATAA